A stretch of the Perca flavescens isolate YP-PL-M2 chromosome 3, PFLA_1.0, whole genome shotgun sequence genome encodes the following:
- the LOC114552463 gene encoding uncharacterized protein LOC114552463, with translation MNKITWCFLGLSCFDVIRVIQLFFFCRYLSVIGFVINIDTLMLMIPELLQVQRYVLTYRFSQDHLELLFNSIRASGGWNNNPSARQFQAIFRRLMVRCGVSPGETGNVAAQDNTVSLSAVEMSSPETAEEHPSPFANISALVCDHSYLPTRFGGLVENALVYIAGFVVRQILRKLSCDVCRASLVRDAVPSSFDKSYHLLTLKNNGGLVIPSQGTVKVLRAAERVIRQASTIQVPKVSTVTHIATEDIFLLGEHIEETQFGIDNHHSDLLSLVVAVFLKIRLHHIAKLTSVELQKGNTRKKLCKTVFFQGF, from the exons ATGAACAAAATCACATGGTGCTTTCTTGGGCTGTCTTGTTTCGACGTGATCAGAgtaatacaactttttttcttttgcaggtaCTTGTCGGTCATCGGATTTGTCATCAATATTGACACGTTGATGCTGATGATTCCTGAACTGCTTCAAGTTCAGCGGTATGTGCTCACCTACAGGTTCAGCCAGGATCACTTGGAGCTCCTATTTAATTCAATCAGAGCGTCAG GCGGCTGGAATAACAATCCATCGGCACGCCAGTTCCAGGCCATCTTCCGCCGTCTGATGGTTCGGTGTGGTGTCTCACCTGGTGAGACGGGCAATGTGGCAGCCCAAGATAACACTGTGTCCCTGTCTGCTGTGGAGATGTCCTCTCCTGAAACTGCTGAAGAACACCCATCTCCTTTTGCCAACATTTCGGCCCTTGTGTGTGACCACAGTTATCTCCCCACTCGGTTTGGTGGTCTGGTGGAAAATGCTCTGGTCTACATAGCAGGGTTTGTAGTCCGGCAGATTCTACGAAAGCTGTCCTGTGATGTGTGCCGTGCCAGCTTGGTCAGAGATGCTGTACCATCTTCATTTGACAAGAGCTACCACCTTCTAACCCTGAAAAACAACGGCGGCCTTGTGATTCCATCACAAGGCACAGTGAAG gTGCTGAGAGCTGCAGAGAGGGTGATCCGCCAAGCTTCAACAATACAAGTTCCTAAGGTGTCGACAGTCACACACATCGCAACGGAAGACATTTTTCTGCTTGGGGAACACATTGAGGAGACACAGTTTGGCATTGACAACCACCATTCAGACCTGTTGTCATTGGTTGTGGCCGTGTTTCTAAAAATAAGGCTGCACCACATTGCCAAACTCACCTCTGTGGAACTGCAGAAAGGGAACACAAGAAAGAAGCTCTGCAAAACAGTCTTCTTTCAGgggttttag